Proteins co-encoded in one Malus sylvestris chromosome 7, drMalSylv7.2, whole genome shotgun sequence genomic window:
- the LOC126628226 gene encoding uncharacterized protein LOC126628226 produces MNSRPQTLNQDCTKRFNSSPERRERKTRSNPLSLIVIAQVLLHLLSFVVSAKFGIGTIYTNQIMGAMRMMEWSAASATNAYFDTLKLCNDRRRQCDSWKTQEPGSNEFVSALAAGMKAKLIVEVTSSVSPSTIALAAAAKHTGGKLVCILPEPVLNESKKVIRDSGLKDLVEFKTGDPFELLLNYENIDFSLVDCKNDEYTRLLKLLDVNPRKSVVVANNLVGERKGLEGNLGEKKKRVPVRSTKHPIGKGMEVTMIGKNIDQRGNENWGGGRKKTSGKSKWVVKVDEKSGEEHIFRVPG; encoded by the exons ATGAACAGTAGACCACAAACATTAAACCAGGACTGCACTAAGCGTTTTAATTCTAGTCCTGAACGTCGCGAGAGAAAAACACGTTCTAATCCCTTGTCCTTGATTGTTATTGCTCAAGTTTTGTTGCATCTTCTATCATTTGTGGTTAGTGCAAAGTTCGGAATTGGAACAATTTATACGAATCAGATCATGGGGGCTATGAGGATGATGGAATGGTCTGCAGCATCTGCTACAAACGCTTATTTTGATACCCTAAAACTG TGTAATGACCGCAGAAGACAATGTGACTCATGGAAAACACAAGAGCCAGGCAGCAATGAATTTGTATCGGCCTTGGCTGCTGGCATGAAAGCCAAACTCATAGTGGAGGTCACCTCAAGTGTTTCCCCGTCAACGATAGCCCTAGCAGCTGCTGCAAAACACACAGGTGGAAAATTGGTTTGCATTCTTCCGGAGCCAGTCCTTAATGAATCAAAGAAAGTTATCAGAGACTCAGGCCTTAAAGACTTGGTAGAGTTCAAGACCGGTGACCCTTTTGAGCTCTTGTTGAATTACGAGAACATTGATTTTTCTCTGGTTGATTGCAAGAACGATGAGTACACAAGGCTGTTGAAGTTGCTTGATGTTAACCCTAGAAAATCAGTGGTTGTGGCTAATAACTTGGTTGGTGAAAGAAAAGGATTGGAAGGGAATTTaggagagaaaaagaagagggtTCCGGTAAGGTCTACGAAGCATCCGATAGGAAAAGGAATGGAGGTCACAATGATTGGGAAGAATATTGATCAGAGAGGAAATGAAAATTGGGGTGGAGGAAGAAAGAAGACGAGTGGTAAGAGCAAATGGGTTGTCAAGGTTGATGAGAAGAGTGGTGAGGAACATATCTTTAGGGTTCCAGGCTAA